Sequence from the Caballeronia sp. SL2Y3 genome:
TGCTGCGCGTATATCGCGATATCGAAATGCCGACCGCCCGCGTGCTGCGCAAGATGGAGCGCAACGGCGTGCTGATCGACCGCGAGAAACTCGACGCGCAAAGCAACGAAATCGCGAAGCGCCTGATCGAACTACAGACGGAAGCGTACGAGCATGCGGGCGGCGAATTCAATCTCGGATCGCCCAAGCAGATCGGCCAGATCTTCTTCGAGAAGCTGCAATTGCCCGTCGTGAAGAAGACGCCGAGCGGCGCGCCTTCCACCGACGAAGAAGTGCTGCAAAAGCTCGCCGAAGACTATCCGCTGCCGAAGGTGCTGCTCGAACATCGCGCGCTGTCCAAGCTCAAGTCGACCTACACGGACAAGCTGCCGCGCATGGTCAATCCGTCCACGGGCCGCGTGCACACGAACTATGCGCAGGCCGTCGCGGTGACGGGGCGCCTGTCGTCGAATGAACCGAATCTGCAAAACATCCCGGTGCGAACGGGCGAAGGCCGTCGCATTCGCGAGGCGTTCATCGCGCCGCCGGGCAGCAAGATCGTGTCGGCGGATTATTCGCAGATCGAACTTCGCATCATGGCGCACATTTCGGGCGATGCGTCGCTCATGCGCGCGTTCACGGCAGGCGAGGACGTGCACCGCGCGACGGCATCCGAAGTGTTCAGCGTGACGCCGCTCGAAGTGGACAACGACCAGCGGCGCATCGCGAAGGTCATCAACTTCGGCCTGATCTACGGCATGAGCTCGTTCGGGCTCGCGTCGAATCTCGGCATCACGCGTGATGCGGCGAAGCTTTATATCGACCGCTATTTCGCGCGCTATCCCGGCGTGGCCGCGTACATGGAAACCACGCGCGTCACGGCGAAGATGAACGGCTTCGTCGAAACCGTGTTCGGGCGGCGTCTGTGGCTGCCCGAGATCAACGGCGGCAGCGGTCCGCGCCGCCAGGCGGCCGAGCGCGCCGCGATCAACGCGCCGATGCAGGGCACCGCCGCCGACCTCATCAAGATGTCGATGATCGCGGTGCAGGACTGGATCGAAAAAGCGGGCATGCGCACGAAGATGATCATGCAGGTCCACGACGAACTCGTGCTCGAAGTGCCGGAAGAAGAGCTGCCGGACGTGCGCAAGCGTCTGCCCGAATTGATGTGCGGCGTCGCCGAACTGAAGGTGCCGCTCGTCGCGGAAGTGGGCGTCGGCAACAACTGGGAAGAAGCGCACTGAGGGCCTACTGAGCGGCGGGCATCGAGCATATGTCGTTCATGCGGCGGCGGCGCTTGTGAATGCCGCGTCGCATCACGCACAATGAAGCAACGAGGCGAGCGGACAGCGCCGTGCAATCCATCAGGCAAAGGGAGAGCTCTTCATGCATCGCTTCATTATCGTCGGCGGCGGGGCGGGCGGTCTCGAACTCGCGACGCGTCTCGGTGACCGCTTCGGTTCGGGCGAAGGCAAGGCGGACGCCAAGACGAACGCCAAAACGCCGCGCGCGCAGATCACGCTCGTGGACCGCAATCCGACGCACATCTGGAAGCCGTTGCTGCACGAAGTCGCGGCGGGCAGCATGGACCCGTTCACGCAGGAACTCGAATACGCGGCGCAGGCGCTGTGGCACGGCTTCGAGTTCCAGCAGGGCGAGATGATCGGCCTGAACCGCGCGGCAAAGCGCATCACGATAGGCGCGCTGCGCGACGACGAAGCCGGCGAACTGCTGCCGCAGCGCGAGCTGGAATACGACACGCTCGTGATCGCGATCGGCAGCACCACGCACTTCTTCGGCGTCGAGGGCGCGCAGCAGTATTCGATCGCGCTCGATACGGTCGGTCAGGCGGAGCTTTTCCGCAAACGGCTGATTGCCGCGTGCATGCGCGCCGAGCACGTCGTGCCCGAACTGGCCGTCGAAGGGCCGGCGCAGGAGCCGGTCGTCGTGGAAGCTGCGCCTCGCATTCAGATCGCGATTGTCGGCGCGGGCGCGACGGGCGTCGAACTGTCGGCGGAACTGCGCAACACCGCGCAAGTGCTGTCGGCGTACGGCTTGCACAAGCTCGATCCGAAGAACGATATCGGCATCGTGCTGATCGAAGCGGGGCCGCGCATTCTGCCGGCGTTGCAGGAGCGCGTGTCGACAGCCACGGCGGAACTGCTCACGAAGCTCGGCGTCAAGCTGATGACGGGGGAGACCGTCGCGCAGGTCTCGCGCGACTCGATCCGCACGGCGAGCGGCAAGATCATCCGCGCGGACCTGACGGTGTGGGCGGCCGGCATCAAGGCGCCCGCGGTGCTGTCGCAACTCGACGGCCTGCCGACCAACCGCCTCGGCCAGTTGATCGTGCGCCGCACGCTGCAAACCGAGATCGATGACAACGTCTTCGCGCTCGGCGATTGCGCGGCCTGTCCGTGGCCCGGCAACGAGCGCAACGTGCCGCCGCGCGCGCAGGCGGCGCATCAGCAGGCGAGCTTTCTTTTCAAGGCGTTCGCGCGGCGCATGGACGGCAAGCCGCTGCCCGAATACACCTATCGCGATTTCGGCTCGCTGGTTTCGCTCGGGCATTACAGCGCGGTCGGCAATCTGATGGGCGGGCTGATCGGCGGCAACATGCTGATCGAGGGGCTCTTCGCGCGCTTCATGTACATGTCGCTGTACCGGCTCCATGTGGCTGCGCTGCATGGCTACGCGCGCATGGTGCTCGATACCTTCGCGCACTGGCTGCGCCGGTCCACCGCGCCGCGCGTGAAGCTGCACTGACCGCTTAAGCGTTTGCGGAACAAAGCTGTTTAGAATGGGCGGCGCGCGGTGTCGTGCGCGCCCGGGCGATGCGGCTTGCCGCCCGTGTCTGGTCGTGTAGCGCCGCGCTGAGACGTTTCAGCGCGGTTTCCGGTTCAGTGCCATCGGTGCGGCTGTGGCTCGACGACGACGAGCGAGCCGCATCGGCGGCGCGTTGGCGGCGCTTGCCGCAGGAGCTTCGTATGCTGAGTCCCGAAGTCGACAGCCTCATCCCGCACGTTCCGTTCGATCGACGCACCTTCATCAAGGCCGCTTTCGGCACCGGCTTCGCGGCCGCCGTGCTGCCCGTCTCCGCGCAGACCATTCATACCGATGTCGACGGCCTCGAAGCGGGCGCGATCGGCGTGCGCGGCGCGGACGGCACGCTGATTCCCGCGTATCGCGCGCAGCCGCTCGGCAAGACGCATCTGCCGGTCATCATCGTGATTCACGAGATTTTCGGCGTGCACGAGCATATCGCCGATGTCTGCCGCCGCTTCGCCAAGCTCGGCTATCTCGCCGTCGCGCCGGATCTTTATACGCGGCAAGGCGATGCGTCGGTGTATCCGTCGATTCAGCAACTCAACGATCAGATCGTCTCGAAAGTGCCGGATTCGCAGGTGCTTTCCGATATCGACGAGACGGTCAAATGGGCGGGCGAGCATGGCGGCGATGTGAAGCGGCTCGGCATCACCGGCTTCTGCTGGGGCGGGCGCATCACGTGGCTGTACGCGGAGCACAATCCGCGCGTGAAGGCGGCGGTGGCGTGGTACGGGCGCCTCGCCGGCAACAAGACGGCGAACTCGCCGAGCAATCCTATCGACAACGCCGGCGAACTGAAGGTGCCCGTGCTCGGCCTATATGGACGGCAGGACCCGAGCATCCCGCAGGACACCATCGAGCAGATGAAACAGGCCATCGCGAACGGCCCGCCGAGCGCGCGCGGCTCGCAGTTCGTGGTCTATGACGACGCGCCGCACGCGTTTTTCGCCGATTATCGTCCGAGCTACCGCAAGGCCGACGCCGAGGACGGCTGGAAGCGCGCGCTCGCGTGGTTCCGCGAGCACGGCGTCCGTTAAGCAGGCGTCAGGGATTCGCGCCGGTCGCGACGGGGCGGCCCGGATCGGCGCTCCATTCGCTCCACGAGCCGGGATACAGCGCGGCGCCGTGCAGCCCGGCGATTTCCATGGCGAGCGCGTTGTGGCACGCCGTCACGCCCGATCCGCATTGCAGCACCACGCGATCCGCGGGCGTCTCGCCGATGAGCGAGGCGAACGCTTCGCGCAGTTCGTGCGCCGTCTTGAAGCGGCCTTCCTGCGTCAGATTGTTCTTGAAGAAATGGTTCAGCGCGCCGGGAATGTGGCCGCCGACCGGATCGATCGTTTCGTTCTCGCCGCGATAACGGTCGGCGGCGCGCGCATCGATCAGCAGATGATCGCGCGTGCCGATACTGCGTTCGATCGCTCGCGCATCCACGGTCACTTGCAGCGGCTGGCCGGCCTTGAACGTGCCCTGCGTCTTCGGCGGCACGGCCGTGTCGAGCGGCTTGCCCGCAGCCTCCCACGCTTGCAGGCCGCCATCGAGCAAGGCGACGGAATCATGCCCGAGCCAGCGCAAAAGCCACCACAGACGCGCGGCGTACATGCCGCCTTGCGCGTCGTAAGCGACGACCTGCTGACCTTCGTTCAAGCCGAAACTCGCGAGCTTCTCGACGAGCGCGGCGCGTTCCGGCAGCGGATGCCGGCCGTTCGTGCCGGTTTTCGCGCCGGACAGGTCGCGGTCGAGATGCAGGTAATGCGCGCCCGGAATGTGGCCCGCGGCGTAGGCGGTTTCTCCAGCTTCCGGCGCGGCGAGATCGAAGCGGCAGTCGAAGACGAGCACGCTGCCGGGCGCGTCGGCGAGCCATTGGGCGAGATTGGCCGCTGAAATGAGCGTGGTGTAGTGAGTGTGCGGCATGGCGGCTCCTGATATCTTCGGCAAGGACTTCGAAGTGGATGAACGCCTAGTGTAAACAAGAAAACGGGCCCGAAAGCCCGTCTCTTGTGATCATGCGCCGCGCTCAGATGCTGCCGAGCTGATGCCGCAGGAACTCGTGGAAGTGCTGCATGCCGGATTCCATCGGACTCTGATACGGCCCGACCTGGTTCTCGCCGCGCGACATCAGCGCGCGACGGCCCGCGTCCATGCGCTCGGCGATTTCATCGTCCTCGCGTGCGGTTTCCATGTACGCGGCGCGCTCGGCCTCGATGAACTCGCGCTCGAACAGCGCGATTTCCTCGGGGTAATAGAACTCGACGATGTTCGTCGTCTTCTGCGTGCCGCGCGGAATGAGCCACGACACGACGAGCACGTGCGGATACCACTCGATCATGAGACCGGGGTAGTACACCATCCAGATGGCGCCGAACTCCGGCGGCGCGCCGTTACGGAAGCGCAGGACCTGGTCGTGCCACTTGCGGTACGTCGGGCTGCCCGGCTTTTCCAGATTCTTGTGGACGCCCACCGTCTGCACGCTGTACCAGTCGCCGAATTCCCATTCGAGGTTGTCGCACGACACGAAACTGCCGAGACCCGGATGGAACGGCGCGACGTGATAATCCTCCAGATAGACCTCGATGAAGGTCTTCCAGTTGTAGTTGCACTCGTGCACTTCGACGTGATCGAACATGAAGCCCGAAAAATCGAAGTGACGCGCCGTACCGAGCTTGGCGAGATCGGCCGCGACGTTGCGGCCCTCCGCCTCGAAGAGCAGGCCTTGCCAGTTCTGTAGCGGCGTAGCGCCGAGATTCAGGCACGGTTTGTCGGCGAAATGCGGCGCGCCGAGCAACTGGCCGCTCAGATCATAGGTCCAGCGATGCAGCGGACAGACGATGTTCTCCGCGCTGCCGCGCCCATTCAGCATGATGGCCTGGCGGTGACGGCACACGTTGGACAGCAGTTCGATGTTGTTCTGCTGATTGCGGACGAGCACGCGCCCTTCGCCTTCGCCCGGAAGCGCGAAATAGTTCCCCGCTTCGGGGACCATGAGTTCGTGCCCGATGTAGCGTGGACCTTGCTTGAAAAGTACGTCGAGTTCGCGCGTAAGAAGCGCTTCGTCAAAGTAAGCCGTGACTGGCAGTTGACTATGAACAGCCTTCAACTGCAATGCATTGCTCAGATTGGACATTCCCACTCCCGATGAAGACGTGAAAGCAGTGAACAACCCAACCATCGAAGATTCGATTTAGGGAGCCCGCGATTATACCGAAATCCGCCTCGCCGGGGCGCATAAGGTCTTGATTTGGGTATAAATTGTCGCGAGAGTTCCTACAAATGCGCATTTAGCTGATTTGGCGCAAGCATCGTGCCGCGTGCATGCAGCTTCGACGCGGCGGCGCCGGACGCGCGGGTGGCCGTCGCGTCACGCGCACGGGTTGCGGGTCGAAAAATCGGCTTTTGCCGTAGAATGTGCGACTTGGTTCCAATTTTCACCGCACATCCACGATTCATGGCGAAGACCGCAGAAGACGCAACAAGCGAAGAAGCCCGCGCCGATGCGCCGGGCGCGGACAGCGCGCCGCTTCCGCAGAATTACGAAGCGGCGCTGGCCGAACTCGAATCGCTCGTCGCGCGCATGGAAGAGGGCGCGTTGAGCCTCGAAGAATCGCTTGCCGCGTACCGCCGGGGCGCGGCGCTTGTCGGCTTTTGCCAACAACAGCTCGAAAAAGTCGAGCAGCAGGTTCGCGTGCTCGACGGCGAGACGCTCAAGCCGCTGCCCGGCGACGCAGAACGCGCGACGAACGACAACGGGGACGACGATCTATGACCTTCGAACAATGGATGCGCGCCACGCTCGACCGCGTCGAAACCGCGCTCGAGCACTATCTTCCCGGCACGGACCTCGCGCCGGCGCGCCTGCATGAAGCCATGCGCTATGCCGTGCTCGGCGGCGGCAAGCGCGTGCGTCCGCTTCTCGTTCACGCAGCCGGCGAACTGACGGGCGCGAGCGCGCAGGCGGTGGAAGCCGCGAGCGCCGCGCTGGAGATGATCCACGTCTATTCGCTCGTGCACGACGACATGCCCGCGATGGACGACGACGCGCTGCGTCGCGGCAAGCCCACGGTACACATTCAATATGACGAAGCGACGGCGCTGCTCGTCGGCGACGCGCTTCAGTCGCAGGCGTTCATCGCGCTGACGGCCGAGGGCAATGGTCTGTCGGACCGCCAGCAGGCCGCGCTCGTGCGCGAACTGGCGGTCGCGAGCGGCTCTGTCGGCATGGCGGGCGGGCAGGCCATCGACCTCGAAAGCGTCGGGCGCAAGCTGTCGCGGCCCGAACTCGAAACCATGCATCGCAAGAAGACGGGCGCGTTGCTGCGCGCGTCGGTGCGCATGGGCGCGCTTGCCGGCGACGAGCCGGGCGCGGACGT
This genomic interval carries:
- a CDS encoding NAD(P)/FAD-dependent oxidoreductase, whose amino-acid sequence is MHRFIIVGGGAGGLELATRLGDRFGSGEGKADAKTNAKTPRAQITLVDRNPTHIWKPLLHEVAAGSMDPFTQELEYAAQALWHGFEFQQGEMIGLNRAAKRITIGALRDDEAGELLPQRELEYDTLVIAIGSTTHFFGVEGAQQYSIALDTVGQAELFRKRLIAACMRAEHVVPELAVEGPAQEPVVVEAAPRIQIAIVGAGATGVELSAELRNTAQVLSAYGLHKLDPKNDIGIVLIEAGPRILPALQERVSTATAELLTKLGVKLMTGETVAQVSRDSIRTASGKIIRADLTVWAAGIKAPAVLSQLDGLPTNRLGQLIVRRTLQTEIDDNVFALGDCAACPWPGNERNVPPRAQAAHQQASFLFKAFARRMDGKPLPEYTYRDFGSLVSLGHYSAVGNLMGGLIGGNMLIEGLFARFMYMSLYRLHVAALHGYARMVLDTFAHWLRRSTAPRVKLH
- a CDS encoding dienelactone hydrolase family protein; amino-acid sequence: MLSPEVDSLIPHVPFDRRTFIKAAFGTGFAAAVLPVSAQTIHTDVDGLEAGAIGVRGADGTLIPAYRAQPLGKTHLPVIIVIHEIFGVHEHIADVCRRFAKLGYLAVAPDLYTRQGDASVYPSIQQLNDQIVSKVPDSQVLSDIDETVKWAGEHGGDVKRLGITGFCWGGRITWLYAEHNPRVKAAVAWYGRLAGNKTANSPSNPIDNAGELKVPVLGLYGRQDPSIPQDTIEQMKQAIANGPPSARGSQFVVYDDAPHAFFADYRPSYRKADAEDGWKRALAWFREHGVR
- a CDS encoding sulfurtransferase; the protein is MPHTHYTTLISAANLAQWLADAPGSVLVFDCRFDLAAPEAGETAYAAGHIPGAHYLHLDRDLSGAKTGTNGRHPLPERAALVEKLASFGLNEGQQVVAYDAQGGMYAARLWWLLRWLGHDSVALLDGGLQAWEAAGKPLDTAVPPKTQGTFKAGQPLQVTVDARAIERSIGTRDHLLIDARAADRYRGENETIDPVGGHIPGALNHFFKNNLTQEGRFKTAHELREAFASLIGETPADRVVLQCGSGVTACHNALAMEIAGLHGAALYPGSWSEWSADPGRPVATGANP
- a CDS encoding aromatic ring-hydroxylating dioxygenase subunit alpha — its product is MSNLSNALQLKAVHSQLPVTAYFDEALLTRELDVLFKQGPRYIGHELMVPEAGNYFALPGEGEGRVLVRNQQNNIELLSNVCRHRQAIMLNGRGSAENIVCPLHRWTYDLSGQLLGAPHFADKPCLNLGATPLQNWQGLLFEAEGRNVAADLAKLGTARHFDFSGFMFDHVEVHECNYNWKTFIEVYLEDYHVAPFHPGLGSFVSCDNLEWEFGDWYSVQTVGVHKNLEKPGSPTYRKWHDQVLRFRNGAPPEFGAIWMVYYPGLMIEWYPHVLVVSWLIPRGTQKTTNIVEFYYPEEIALFEREFIEAERAAYMETAREDDEIAERMDAGRRALMSRGENQVGPYQSPMESGMQHFHEFLRHQLGSI
- a CDS encoding exodeoxyribonuclease VII small subunit; the encoded protein is MAKTAEDATSEEARADAPGADSAPLPQNYEAALAELESLVARMEEGALSLEESLAAYRRGAALVGFCQQQLEKVEQQVRVLDGETLKPLPGDAERATNDNGDDDL
- a CDS encoding polyprenyl synthetase family protein, with the protein product MTFEQWMRATLDRVETALEHYLPGTDLAPARLHEAMRYAVLGGGKRVRPLLVHAAGELTGASAQAVEAASAALEMIHVYSLVHDDMPAMDDDALRRGKPTVHIQYDEATALLVGDALQSQAFIALTAEGNGLSDRQQAALVRELAVASGSVGMAGGQAIDLESVGRKLSRPELETMHRKKTGALLRASVRMGALAGDEPGADVLAALDQYAAAVGLAFQVVDDILDVTADSATLGKTAGKDAQHDKPTYVSIIGLDASRELAAQLGRDAHAAIQPFGARAQRLAELADLVVNRAH